One window from the genome of Rhodopseudomonas sp. P2A-2r encodes:
- a CDS encoding FecR family protein, translated as MSGPVPDPVIVITDDPADLRARAKDWVVQIATCDASEAELREFERWRSASPQHAEAYAQAERLWRMLEAPLQAAGLQSGKASAARTRTIGRRGFVGGAIAASVAAAGGAMLVRPPLGLWPSLSELASDYRTAVGEQRKLDLAGGVSVEMNTRTSLNIGASRPDQQRIELVEGEAAVTAGAMPVRVRAGGGTVAAANAQFVVRCDAAGVQVTCLAGRVDIAVGGKDADIGARQQIGYGHDLGTVVSVDPFVAAGWRDGMLVFENKPLAFVIDEINRYRPGRIVLTNAELGRRQVSARFKLARLDAVATQFREVFGAKVTTLAGGIVIVG; from the coding sequence ATGAGCGGCCCGGTGCCAGATCCAGTGATCGTGATAACGGATGACCCCGCTGATTTGCGTGCGCGCGCCAAGGATTGGGTCGTGCAAATCGCGACATGCGATGCGAGCGAGGCCGAGTTGCGCGAATTCGAGCGCTGGCGCTCGGCGAGCCCTCAACATGCCGAAGCCTATGCGCAGGCGGAGAGGCTGTGGCGGATGCTCGAAGCTCCGTTACAGGCGGCGGGTCTTCAGAGCGGGAAGGCAAGCGCAGCGCGAACACGTACGATTGGCCGGCGTGGTTTCGTCGGCGGCGCCATCGCGGCATCGGTCGCAGCGGCGGGCGGCGCGATGCTGGTCCGTCCGCCGCTCGGTTTGTGGCCGTCGCTGTCGGAACTTGCATCTGATTATCGGACGGCTGTGGGAGAGCAGCGCAAGCTGGACCTGGCCGGGGGTGTTTCGGTGGAGATGAATACGCGTACAAGCCTGAATATTGGTGCGAGTCGCCCGGATCAGCAACGCATTGAACTCGTCGAGGGCGAAGCAGCGGTCACGGCAGGAGCGATGCCCGTTCGTGTTCGGGCCGGTGGCGGCACCGTTGCTGCGGCCAATGCCCAGTTTGTGGTGCGGTGCGACGCGGCGGGCGTGCAGGTGACTTGCCTTGCGGGCCGCGTCGATATCGCCGTGGGTGGAAAAGACGCCGATATCGGCGCCCGGCAGCAGATCGGCTATGGTCACGATCTCGGCACGGTCGTGAGCGTCGATCCCTTCGTCGCCGCCGGCTGGCGCGATGGCATGCTGGTGTTTGAGAACAAGCCACTCGCTTTTGTCATCGATGAAATCAATCGCTACCGGCCAGGTCGCATCGTGCTGACAAATGCCGAACTCGGCCGGCGTCAGGTCAGCGCACGCTTCAAGCTCGCGCGCCTAGACGCGGTGGCTACCCAATTCCGGGAAGTGTTCGGCGCAAAGGTCACAACACTTGCGGGTGGCATCGTTATCGTCGGCTGA
- a CDS encoding RNA polymerase sigma factor, whose protein sequence is MSGRVFFADIFPVVVFGSRGHELVCANPERRYGRGAMSWASLRDLLTARYDDFRARLTRRLGSEELARESLQETWLRLNRSDEIGMVQSPAGYVLQVAMNIATDRRRSEQRMSRQHTGNVPLDAVPDDAPGPEREIESRSELDALNRAIATLSPRTREILMAARIEGLSQNEIADRFGISARMVRFELRKALDHCEACLADHGGDEPPQRWLT, encoded by the coding sequence TTGTCTGGACGTGTGTTCTTTGCCGACATCTTCCCGGTTGTGGTGTTTGGGTCGCGGGGCCACGAGCTGGTGTGCGCCAATCCAGAGCGCCGATACGGTCGCGGCGCGATGAGCTGGGCGTCGCTGCGCGACTTGCTGACCGCCCGCTATGACGATTTCCGTGCGCGGCTGACCCGAAGGCTCGGCTCCGAGGAGCTGGCAAGAGAAAGTCTGCAGGAGACCTGGCTGCGTCTCAATCGCAGCGACGAGATCGGCATGGTGCAGAGTCCGGCCGGCTATGTGCTGCAGGTGGCGATGAACATCGCGACCGATCGTCGGCGCAGCGAACAGCGCATGTCGCGGCAGCATACAGGCAATGTGCCGCTCGATGCGGTGCCAGACGATGCGCCCGGGCCCGAGCGCGAGATTGAATCCCGGTCTGAGCTGGATGCGCTCAACCGCGCCATTGCGACTTTGTCGCCGCGGACCCGCGAGATCCTGATGGCCGCGCGGATCGAGGGACTGTCGCAGAACGAGATTGCCGATAGGTTCGGCATTTCGGCGCGCATGGTGCGGTTCGAACTGCGCAAGGCGCTGGATCACTGCGAAGCCTGCCTGGCCGATCACGGGGGCGACGAGCCGCCTCAACGGTGGCTAACATGA
- a CDS encoding STN domain-containing protein, with product MNYLKRRSVLPFCLWLLCVYTCVGLRPDVAVGAEGEQQNYAIPSQDLKAALNAYAETSGLQVLYETSLVAGRVSAAVTGYQLSKAALDKLLSGTGLVGRRTDFDAVTVSLRPQERAELLSDQQRMFLGHVQAGIIGELCNSVETRSRDYRIAVQLWLTDYGTVRRAKLLSSTGSFRRDDAIAQALQRLSIGAVPPPGMRQPLTMALLPHEPGCEP from the coding sequence ATGAACTACCTAAAACGCCGTTCGGTCCTCCCGTTCTGTCTCTGGCTCCTTTGCGTCTATACGTGTGTAGGCTTGCGTCCGGATGTCGCGGTCGGTGCCGAGGGCGAACAGCAAAACTATGCCATTCCATCTCAGGACCTGAAGGCTGCCTTGAACGCTTATGCCGAGACAAGCGGGCTGCAGGTCCTCTACGAGACCTCGCTGGTGGCGGGGCGCGTGTCCGCCGCCGTCACGGGATACCAACTATCGAAGGCCGCACTCGACAAGCTGCTATCGGGGACCGGCCTCGTCGGACGCCGAACGGATTTCGACGCGGTGACCGTCTCCCTCAGGCCGCAGGAGAGGGCGGAGCTGCTGTCCGATCAACAGCGCATGTTTCTTGGCCATGTACAGGCAGGGATCATCGGCGAGCTTTGCAACAGCGTTGAAACACGGTCCCGCGACTACCGGATCGCCGTCCAGCTTTGGCTCACCGACTATGGGACCGTGCGGCGCGCGAAGTTGCTGAGTTCGACCGGAAGTTTTCGTCGCGATGATGCAATCGCCCAGGCCCTTCAGCGCCTGAGCATCGGCGCTGTTCCGCCTCCGGGGATGCGACAACCGCTGACCATGGCCCTGTTGCCTCACGAGCCCGGTTGCGAGCCATGA
- the tnpC gene encoding IS66 family transposase yields MPRDALPDDSETLKAMLLAERVQNERLRQIIRDLQRHQFGRRAETLPEDQMLLGLEDVEQASARDAAEAEQATPAARRAGAAKRRANRGALPAHLPRIETTIDIDDKTCLCCRGALHRIGEDKSERLDIVPAQFRVLVTIRPKYACRQCEDGVVQAPAPARLIEGGLPTEATIAQVLVSKYADHLPLYRQSQIYARQGVNLDRSTLADWVGNAAWHLRPLHQRLLEKLKERPKLFADETTLPVLDPGRGRTKTGQLWAYAADDRPWNGSDPPGVAYVYAPDRKAERPIIHLEGFKGILQVDGYAGYRRLAERGDVQLAFCWVHVRRNFYKLATPGPAPIASEALQRIAALYAIEKEIRGRSAEERRLVRQQKSRPLIDALESWLRAKLGLISQKGKLAEAINYALSRWAGLARFLDDGRIELDNNTVERSIRPITLNRKNALFAGSDGGAEHWATIATLIETCKLHDIDPLGYLSDVLARIANGHPNRDIEALLPWAYRKQDLRAVA; encoded by the coding sequence ATGCCGCGCGACGCATTGCCCGATGATTCCGAGACGCTGAAAGCGATGCTGCTCGCCGAGCGGGTGCAGAACGAACGGCTGCGTCAGATCATCAGGGACCTGCAGCGCCACCAGTTTGGCCGCCGGGCGGAGACGCTGCCAGAGGACCAGATGCTGCTGGGCCTGGAAGACGTCGAGCAGGCGTCGGCGCGTGACGCCGCAGAAGCTGAGCAGGCGACACCGGCCGCACGACGGGCCGGAGCTGCGAAGCGTCGGGCCAACCGCGGCGCGCTGCCGGCGCATCTGCCGCGGATTGAGACCACCATCGACATCGACGACAAGACCTGCCTCTGCTGCCGGGGCGCGTTGCACCGGATTGGCGAAGACAAGAGCGAGCGGCTGGATATCGTGCCGGCGCAGTTCCGGGTGCTGGTCACGATCCGGCCGAAATACGCTTGTCGCCAATGTGAGGATGGCGTCGTGCAGGCCCCGGCGCCGGCGCGGCTGATCGAGGGTGGGCTGCCGACCGAAGCCACCATCGCCCAAGTACTCGTCTCCAAATATGCGGATCATCTGCCGCTCTATCGGCAGTCCCAGATCTATGCCCGCCAGGGCGTCAACCTCGACCGCTCGACGCTGGCAGACTGGGTGGGGAATGCCGCCTGGCATCTGCGTCCGTTGCACCAACGCCTGCTCGAAAAGCTCAAAGAGCGGCCAAAACTGTTTGCCGATGAGACGACGTTGCCAGTGTTGGATCCCGGCCGCGGCCGCACCAAGACCGGCCAGTTATGGGCCTATGCCGCCGATGACCGGCCATGGAATGGATCCGATCCGCCGGGCGTGGCCTATGTCTACGCCCCGGACCGCAAGGCCGAGCGGCCGATCATCCATCTCGAAGGCTTCAAGGGCATCCTGCAGGTGGACGGCTATGCCGGCTACCGCAGGTTGGCCGAGCGCGGCGACGTGCAGCTCGCATTTTGCTGGGTCCATGTGCGGCGCAACTTCTACAAGCTCGCCACGCCCGGTCCTGCGCCGATCGCCAGCGAAGCGCTTCAGCGCATCGCTGCGCTGTATGCGATCGAGAAGGAAATCCGCGGCCGCAGCGCCGAGGAGCGTCGCCTGGTTCGGCAGCAGAAAAGCCGACCGCTGATCGACGCCTTGGAGAGTTGGCTGCGCGCAAAACTCGGGCTGATCAGCCAAAAGGGCAAACTCGCCGAGGCAATCAACTACGCCCTGTCACGTTGGGCGGGCCTGGCCCGCTTCCTCGACGATGGCCGCATCGAGCTCGACAACAACACCGTCGAGCGCTCCATCCGCCCGATCACGCTGAACCGGAAAAATGCCTTGTTCGCGGGCTCCGACGGCGGCGCCGAGCACTGGGCAACGATCGCAACGCTGATAGAGACCTGCAAACTCCACGACATCGATCCCCTCGGCTATCTCTCGGATGTTCTCGCCAGGATCGCCAACGGTCACCCCAACCGCGATATCGAAGCGCTACTGCCGTGGGCCTACAGAAAGCAAGACCTCAGAGCCGTGGCTTGA
- the tnpB gene encoding IS66 family insertion sequence element accessory protein TnpB (TnpB, as the term is used for proteins encoded by IS66 family insertion elements, is considered an accessory protein, since TnpC, encoded by a neighboring gene, is a DDE family transposase.): protein MIGPIGPTGAVRVMVATRPVDFRKGADGLAALVRESMAADPFSGAVYVFRAKRADRIKLVYWDGTGLCLFAKRLEDGIFRWPKIEDGVIHLSAAQLSALLEGLDWRRVHTARETVTPAQPG from the coding sequence GTGATCGGCCCGATCGGCCCGACCGGCGCGGTCCGCGTCATGGTCGCGACCAGACCTGTGGACTTCCGCAAGGGCGCCGATGGGCTGGCGGCACTGGTGCGCGAGAGCATGGCGGCGGATCCGTTCTCTGGCGCGGTCTACGTGTTCCGCGCCAAGCGCGCGGATCGGATCAAGCTGGTGTATTGGGACGGCACGGGTCTGTGCCTGTTCGCCAAGCGGCTGGAGGATGGCATCTTCCGCTGGCCGAAGATCGAAGACGGCGTGATCCATTTATCGGCCGCGCAATTGTCGGCGCTGCTCGAAGGGCTGGATTGGCGGCGTGTCCACACGGCGCGCGAGACGGTGACGCCGGCGCAGCCTGGCTGA
- the tnpA gene encoding IS66-like element accessory protein TnpA — translation MDTVDSAITKPVRRLEVFTGAGRRRTWSDADKARVVAEIEASGDSVSGVARRHGLSPQQLFGWRRQVKESQAVVSKDDEPRFVPAVIDAAPSDTGGPRQRKTRRQHRDEPPAGMIEVAIDGVTVRIGAGAPADTIAAVLRALKAGA, via the coding sequence ATGGACACAGTGGATAGTGCTATCACCAAGCCGGTTCGCCGGCTGGAGGTGTTCACCGGTGCGGGGCGCCGTCGGACATGGAGCGACGCGGACAAGGCGCGGGTGGTCGCGGAGATCGAAGCCAGCGGCGACTCGGTTTCCGGGGTGGCACGCCGGCACGGATTGTCGCCGCAGCAATTGTTTGGCTGGCGCCGGCAAGTCAAAGAATCTCAAGCGGTCGTTTCCAAGGATGACGAACCACGGTTCGTCCCGGCGGTCATCGATGCGGCACCGTCCGACACCGGGGGGCCTCGGCAGCGCAAGACGCGGCGACAGCATCGGGATGAACCGCCCGCCGGAATGATCGAGGTTGCGATCGACGGCGTGACGGTGCGCATCGGCGCGGGCGCCCCGGCGGACACGATCGCCGCGGTGTTGCGGGCGCTGAAAGCCGGCGCGTGA
- a CDS encoding glycoside hydrolase family 2 protein, which yields MTDIRAMTGRKVQPLDSGWELALSPPQAWQAPGGLGDAVWLPALVPGTAAGALRALGQWSLIEPQPLHDKDVWYRLRVNGQGKRKLRFEGLATFAEVFLDGRLILTGSSMYEPYEVDIGLGGEHWIHIAFRSLRRVLAGTKGPRPRWKTMMIEEPKLRFLRTTLIGHMPGWCPPVDVVGPYRSVLLIEEGTVRAGNVDLRSRLEHSEGVVTVALDLSGVAEGVTPVLHCAGAEASLRLLGAEGQTTRWQGTLRIPDVDLWWPHTHGNPTLHAVTIDVGAVRIDLGEVGFRRVEVDRGADGNSFTLHVNGVRVFCRGACWTPIDVVSLQASDADYARELGLMQAAGLNMLRLSGTMVYETPDFHHLCDRLGIMVWQDAMMANFDYPPDAAFADIIRSEIKTLVRRLGASPSFVVMCGGSEVGQQAAMMGLPRELRDVPLAESVIPEVLADLSDVAYVPGSPSGGALPFVAEAGPSHYYGVGAYLRPLDDARRANVRFASECLAFANLPDDRHFAEHRLDPASDPDRWLAGVPRDGGASWDFDDVREHYLQALWNEDGRSLRHSDPRRWRQLSRAIAAEVIERTIDEWRRPASTTAGALLWLWRDLQPGAGWGLVDCDGRPKSTFYALRRAALPLRLSITDEGTNGLYLHLVNDTPEAVTGSLALRCLRDGKTPVIEAERHVTVAPHSGLSIGAFALFDRFFDAGHCYRFGPAAHDTVHATFAAENSDRPHEAFHFLGPPTSAADQTIAVALGEDAAGFFLDLQVPTATRFVEIADNEFLPDDNYFHMACGHRRIVRLAPPRHASGHLRPSGRVSALTLSGDVNY from the coding sequence ATGACCGACATCCGCGCCATGACGGGACGCAAGGTGCAGCCGCTCGACAGCGGCTGGGAACTGGCGCTGTCGCCTCCCCAGGCATGGCAGGCGCCCGGCGGGCTGGGTGACGCAGTCTGGTTACCCGCACTCGTTCCTGGAACGGCCGCCGGTGCGTTGCGGGCTCTCGGACAGTGGAGCCTCATTGAGCCGCAGCCGTTGCACGACAAGGACGTCTGGTATCGGCTCCGCGTCAATGGACAGGGCAAGCGCAAGCTGCGGTTCGAAGGGCTCGCGACGTTCGCCGAGGTTTTCCTCGACGGCCGGCTAATTCTGACCGGCAGTTCGATGTACGAACCCTACGAGGTCGACATCGGACTCGGCGGCGAGCATTGGATCCATATCGCCTTCAGGAGCCTCCGCAGGGTGCTGGCGGGGACGAAGGGGCCACGTCCGCGCTGGAAAACCATGATGATCGAGGAGCCGAAGCTGCGGTTCCTGCGCACCACGCTGATCGGGCATATGCCCGGATGGTGCCCGCCGGTCGATGTGGTCGGCCCGTATCGGTCCGTGCTGCTCATCGAGGAGGGGACGGTTCGTGCCGGCAATGTCGATCTGCGCAGCCGGCTCGAACACAGCGAAGGCGTTGTGACGGTCGCGCTCGATCTGTCGGGAGTGGCCGAAGGCGTGACGCCGGTGCTGCACTGCGCGGGGGCGGAGGCGTCGCTGAGACTGCTCGGCGCCGAAGGCCAGACGACGCGCTGGCAGGGCACGTTGCGGATTCCCGATGTGGACCTGTGGTGGCCTCACACCCACGGCAACCCGACGCTGCATGCCGTGACCATTGACGTCGGCGCCGTTCGGATCGATCTCGGGGAAGTCGGATTTCGCCGGGTCGAAGTCGACCGCGGGGCTGACGGAAATAGCTTCACGCTGCATGTGAACGGCGTCCGCGTGTTTTGCCGCGGCGCGTGCTGGACGCCGATCGACGTGGTCAGCCTGCAGGCCTCCGATGCGGACTACGCCCGGGAGCTTGGCCTGATGCAGGCTGCCGGACTCAACATGCTCCGTCTCAGCGGCACCATGGTCTATGAAACGCCGGACTTTCACCACCTCTGCGACAGGCTCGGCATCATGGTGTGGCAGGACGCCATGATGGCCAATTTCGATTATCCGCCGGATGCAGCCTTTGCTGACATCATCCGCAGCGAAATCAAGACGCTGGTTCGCCGGCTGGGCGCGTCGCCGTCATTCGTGGTGATGTGCGGCGGCAGCGAGGTCGGCCAGCAGGCGGCGATGATGGGCCTGCCGCGCGAGCTGCGCGACGTGCCGCTGGCGGAATCCGTCATTCCCGAGGTCCTGGCGGACTTGAGTGACGTCGCCTATGTGCCGGGCTCGCCGTCCGGCGGCGCGCTGCCCTTCGTCGCCGAAGCCGGCCCGTCGCATTATTACGGCGTCGGCGCCTATCTGCGGCCGCTCGACGATGCGCGCCGTGCCAATGTCCGCTTTGCCTCCGAGTGCCTGGCTTTCGCCAACCTGCCGGATGATCGTCACTTCGCCGAGCATCGGCTCGATCCTGCCAGCGATCCGGACCGCTGGCTTGCCGGCGTGCCGCGCGACGGCGGCGCGTCCTGGGATTTCGACGACGTGCGCGAGCATTACCTGCAGGCGCTGTGGAACGAGGACGGCCGCAGCCTGCGCCACAGCGATCCCCGGCGCTGGCGCCAACTGTCGCGCGCCATTGCCGCCGAGGTGATCGAACGGACCATCGACGAATGGCGCCGTCCGGCCTCCACCACTGCGGGCGCGCTGCTCTGGCTGTGGCGCGATCTGCAGCCCGGCGCAGGGTGGGGCCTGGTGGATTGCGATGGCCGTCCGAAATCGACCTTCTACGCCCTGCGCCGCGCCGCGCTGCCGTTGCGTTTGTCGATCACGGATGAAGGCACCAACGGGCTTTATCTGCATCTGGTCAACGACACGCCGGAGGCGGTCACGGGCAGCCTTGCCTTGCGTTGCCTCCGAGACGGCAAGACGCCGGTGATCGAAGCCGAGCGCCACGTGACCGTGGCGCCGCACAGCGGGCTTTCCATCGGCGCGTTCGCGCTGTTCGACCGGTTCTTCGACGCCGGTCATTGCTATCGCTTCGGACCCGCGGCGCACGATACCGTGCATGCCACGTTCGCAGCCGAGAACTCCGATCGACCTCACGAGGCCTTCCATTTTCTGGGCCCCCCGACGTCAGCGGCGGATCAGACGATTGCCGTGGCGCTCGGGGAAGACGCGGCCGGTTTCTTTCTCGACTTGCAAGTCCCCACGGCAACGCGCTTCGTTGAAATCGCGGACAACGAGTTCCTGCCCGACGACAATTATTTCCATATGGCCTGTGGGCATCGCAGGATCGTGCGCCTGGCGCCGCCCCGGCATGCGTCCGGTCATTTGCGTCCGTCGGGGCGGGTCTCGGCGCTCACTCTGAGCGGTGACGTCAACTACTGA
- a CDS encoding DUF1839 family protein: protein MHPVCVIEGLDPATYARHALHDAARNWPETNCYVDLLIEVLAQRGHDPRAALAFTVAQDYEGDQFTFFKFPPADLALLYGVEVLELAIFDQLEEHVRVQLARGRIPMIEVDSCYLPDTRGITYRQSHSKTTIGVNVLDSAGRRIDYFHNGGYFRLDGEDFDALLRPASDNGLPLFPYVEFIKFGAAPPVHAQMDKSRTLLAHHLRRRPSQNPFTAWGDAIGGDIARLMERPAGWFHTYAFSTLRQAGANFELLATYLAWLQEQGDPALERARLAAEAIAGGTKIMQFQFARASARGKVPDVTEAIRQLADDYDIALDCLMNGFAARCAAA, encoded by the coding sequence TTGCACCCCGTCTGCGTCATCGAGGGACTGGATCCCGCCACCTATGCGCGTCACGCCTTGCATGACGCCGCGCGAAATTGGCCCGAGACCAACTGCTACGTCGATCTGTTGATCGAGGTGCTGGCCCAGCGCGGGCACGATCCGCGCGCAGCGCTGGCTTTCACGGTCGCGCAGGATTACGAGGGCGACCAGTTCACGTTCTTCAAGTTTCCGCCCGCCGATCTCGCGCTGCTGTACGGCGTCGAGGTTCTGGAGCTGGCGATCTTCGACCAGTTGGAAGAGCACGTCCGCGTGCAGCTGGCGCGCGGCCGTATCCCCATGATCGAGGTCGACTCCTGCTATCTGCCGGATACCCGCGGCATCACCTATCGCCAAAGCCACAGCAAGACGACCATCGGCGTCAACGTGCTGGATTCGGCGGGCCGCCGGATCGACTACTTCCACAATGGCGGTTACTTCCGCCTCGATGGCGAGGATTTCGACGCGCTGTTGCGACCCGCAAGCGACAACGGTCTGCCGCTGTTCCCCTATGTCGAATTCATCAAGTTCGGTGCAGCGCCGCCGGTGCACGCGCAGATGGACAAGTCCCGTACGCTGCTGGCGCACCATCTGCGTCGGCGGCCGTCGCAGAATCCCTTTACCGCATGGGGTGACGCGATCGGTGGCGACATTGCCAGGCTGATGGAACGGCCGGCCGGGTGGTTTCACACCTACGCGTTCAGCACCTTGCGTCAGGCCGGTGCAAATTTCGAACTGCTGGCGACCTATCTGGCATGGTTGCAGGAGCAGGGTGACCCGGCGCTGGAGCGCGCCCGGCTTGCCGCGGAAGCGATCGCCGGCGGCACCAAGATCATGCAGTTTCAGTTCGCCCGCGCCTCGGCCCGCGGCAAGGTCCCGGATGTCACCGAGGCCATCCGCCAGCTCGCTGATGATTACGACATCGCCCTCGACTGCCTCATGAACGGTTTCGCTGCGCGCTGCGCCGCAGCCTGA
- a CDS encoding amino acid--[acyl-carrier-protein] ligase, with the protein MQSPEAFLTALFDESILIKTGVDGLYGRAGVFEEVIDGFENAVTKMAVGDQATRIHFPPGMPRKNLEKAGYMKSFPQLAGCVHSFMGDTIAHGKLVAMIDRGEDWTEMQDPTEIALTPAACYPLYPTVAAEGPVPEGGRLFDLKSYCFRHEPSKDPGRMQLFRMREFVRIGTADEVTSFRATWLERGEKLISSLGLPCVIDVANDPFFGRTGRVLASSQRDQGLKFELLIPVASDDNPTACLSFNYHQNHFGSLWGMNFADGEAVHSACVGFGLERTALALFRHHGTKVDAWPADVRRVLWG; encoded by the coding sequence GTGCAAAGCCCGGAAGCATTTCTCACCGCCTTGTTCGACGAGTCGATCCTGATCAAGACCGGCGTCGACGGCCTCTACGGCCGCGCCGGCGTGTTCGAAGAGGTCATCGACGGGTTCGAAAACGCGGTCACCAAAATGGCCGTCGGCGATCAGGCCACGCGGATTCATTTTCCGCCGGGCATGCCTCGCAAGAATCTCGAGAAGGCCGGCTACATGAAGAGCTTCCCGCAGCTGGCCGGCTGCGTCCACTCCTTCATGGGCGACACCATCGCTCACGGCAAGCTCGTCGCCATGATCGATCGCGGCGAGGACTGGACCGAAATGCAGGACCCGACGGAAATCGCCCTGACGCCGGCGGCTTGCTATCCGCTGTATCCCACCGTCGCCGCGGAAGGTCCGGTGCCCGAGGGCGGCCGGCTGTTCGACCTCAAGTCCTACTGCTTCCGCCATGAGCCCTCGAAGGATCCCGGTCGGATGCAGCTGTTCCGGATGCGCGAATTCGTCCGCATCGGCACGGCCGACGAGGTGACCTCGTTCCGGGCGACCTGGCTCGAGCGCGGCGAGAAGCTGATCTCCTCGCTCGGCCTGCCTTGCGTCATCGATGTGGCCAACGACCCGTTCTTCGGGCGCACCGGCCGCGTGCTGGCGTCGAGCCAGCGCGACCAGGGCCTGAAGTTCGAATTGCTGATCCCGGTCGCCAGCGATGACAATCCGACGGCGTGTCTGTCGTTCAACTATCATCAGAACCATTTCGGCAGCCTGTGGGGCATGAATTTCGCCGACGGCGAAGCCGTGCATTCGGCCTGCGTCGGCTTCGGCCTGGAGCGGACCGCGCTGGCGCTGTTCCGTCACCACGGCACCAAGGTCGATGCGTGGCCCGCGGACGTCCGCCGCGTGCTGTGGGGCTAG
- a CDS encoding acyl-CoA dehydrogenase family protein, whose protein sequence is MPSAVKQGVDAPVAASWRDVMRRVATDVAAPNADVADRDGTFPAQTFEALRGHGMLGLMVPKSLGGEELDLRKIANLCAILAGACGASGMIYAMHQIKLSSLVAHGMETDYHRALMRDVASKQLLIASSTTEAGIGGDMRVSNCAIETTGDRVSLTKQATVLSYAVEADIIMATARRGPASVGSDQVLIALRRDDYQLQRTGDWNTLGMRGTCSGGFLLTATADAEQIFPKPFREIAVQSMLATAHVLWASVWFGIASDALSRAHASVRATARRMPSDFAGPLPGAVRLAEATAKLQTFKATLVAHIDRFETAKSDEDDLSSINFAIEMNNLKIMASTMAVDVVREALMVTGIAGYRNDGPFSVGRHLRDVLSAPLMVANDRILANTAGLVVASRFDSDLE, encoded by the coding sequence ATGCCGAGCGCGGTGAAGCAAGGCGTCGACGCGCCGGTGGCCGCGTCGTGGCGTGACGTAATGCGGCGGGTCGCCACCGACGTGGCGGCTCCGAATGCCGATGTTGCAGACCGGGATGGGACGTTCCCTGCGCAGACATTCGAGGCGCTTCGCGGCCACGGCATGCTCGGCCTGATGGTGCCGAAGAGCCTTGGCGGGGAAGAGCTGGATTTGCGCAAGATCGCCAATCTTTGCGCGATCCTCGCGGGAGCCTGTGGCGCCAGCGGCATGATCTACGCCATGCACCAGATCAAGCTGTCGAGTCTGGTCGCCCATGGGATGGAGACCGATTATCACCGCGCTTTGATGCGCGATGTTGCGTCCAAACAGCTGCTGATTGCGTCGTCGACCACCGAAGCCGGCATCGGCGGCGATATGCGCGTGTCAAATTGCGCGATCGAGACGACGGGGGATCGTGTCTCGCTGACCAAGCAGGCGACGGTCCTGTCCTACGCAGTTGAGGCCGACATCATCATGGCGACCGCGCGCCGCGGCCCGGCGTCGGTAGGGTCCGATCAGGTCCTGATCGCGCTGCGGCGTGACGACTATCAGCTGCAGCGTACCGGCGATTGGAATACGCTCGGCATGCGCGGCACCTGCTCCGGTGGCTTTCTGCTGACGGCAACGGCCGACGCCGAACAGATCTTCCCAAAACCCTTCCGCGAGATCGCCGTGCAATCCATGCTGGCCACCGCCCATGTGCTGTGGGCCAGCGTCTGGTTCGGCATCGCGAGCGATGCCTTGTCGCGCGCCCATGCTTCAGTTCGCGCGACCGCACGGCGCATGCCGTCGGACTTCGCGGGCCCGCTGCCCGGGGCGGTGCGGTTGGCCGAGGCCACCGCAAAGCTGCAGACGTTCAAAGCGACCCTCGTCGCCCATATCGATCGGTTCGAGACGGCGAAGTCCGACGAAGACGACCTCAGCTCGATCAATTTCGCGATCGAAATGAACAATCTCAAGATCATGGCTTCGACCATGGCCGTCGACGTCGTGCGTGAGGCGCTGATGGTGACCGGCATCGCTGGCTATCGTAACGACGGTCCATTCTCCGTTGGCCGCCATCTCAGGGATGTGCTGTCGGCACCGCTGATGGTGGCGAACGACCGTATCCTCGCCAACACCGCCGGCCTGGTGGTCGCGAGCCGATTTGATTCAGATCTGGAGTGA
- a CDS encoding acyl carrier protein codes for MRDRVRAIVGSMNIVPVPVDGLSDEDNLFDAGMTSFGSVQLMLAIEEEFDIEFPNSLLTRKTFATFGGLISAVDQLVSEKV; via the coding sequence ATGCGTGATCGGGTGCGCGCCATTGTGGGATCGATGAACATTGTTCCCGTTCCGGTCGATGGCTTGTCCGACGAGGACAATCTGTTCGATGCGGGGATGACGTCGTTCGGTTCGGTTCAGCTGATGCTGGCGATCGAGGAGGAATTCGACATCGAATTTCCCAACAGCCTGTTGACCCGCAAAACCTTCGCGACGTTTGGCGGTCTGATTTCCGCCGTCGACCAGCTCGTCTCCGAGAAGGTCTGA